A region from the Melanotaenia boesemani isolate fMelBoe1 chromosome 11, fMelBoe1.pri, whole genome shotgun sequence genome encodes:
- the LOC121649418 gene encoding rap guanine nucleotide exchange factor 1-like isoform X1, with product MSSRPESKTASQLAHSLTMKLKGKLNTQLIKRSERVKHTPSQRVKPSDLNLNQNQNQNQSVGVLEDQQRAVISSLQYLKALVDRLGVDKPGGDKLVMDQSVVGGLLGGASGRVLEAVHTLVQLEPQLHNSKTVSACLTRLYRSLAQLMRWADRVVMLQGISHDNEDSSESATTVIRAVLDSVKVLVRLVAERQEGSAPLSPVQSQSEGFGDKDTSDSTSTCLIPAQDNEEVKTDLKRLEPPIPAPPKPPMLPLQVTPPQGMSPPALPPKKRQTSSIPSPAPCRVAIVAPMIREPEVYTEVKQELDDDCLKRLSSCSADSAAHSINCEDDPDYDFLNTDLSSSETLPPFPASSSLAPALPEKRRRSFAGIINSQTPPSFGFDSTPEDLSSAVSKNVTGPDEPVSSPLSPSKTPPPLPEKKRHIHQYLQICSLYSDQSPVLFYQKPPALSQKYNNKQRDLDATNQTHKTHLETNFAPSPEHLPAPALPPKKKQQDSTNSESEDCQSGDSSQSDQQEAELSQSSSEEELVEELLLTNQQEVLDRITMKSEDEEGPDVKAASPEILLVHATECNGTEQDLYREAFLCTYRSFINPFDIISKLQHRYRHLCEQQESADVTAAKNTFQLLVRVVEDLSAVELESDLLLLLMDLVSSLLIVGKLGPAHLLHSNILSKMEKRWQLIGSHQLVRPLAAKGVAARPGTLLDFGSQDLAEQLTLLDSDLFYKIELPEVLLWSKEQNEEKSPNLTAFTQHFNNVSFWVRSVIILQDKPHDREKLLLKFLKIMKHLRKLNNFNSYLSILSALDSAPLRRLEWQKNTSETLEEFSSLIDSSSSFRAYRAALAEVEPPCIPYLGLILQDLTFVHLGNPDCLMNSQDSKVNFSKRWQQFNILDTLRSYQQVRYSLQPDDDIISFFNDFSDHLAEEALWELSLRIRPRNTPRVSQR from the exons tCTGTGGGTGTGTTAGAAGACCAACAGCGGGCCGTCATCAGCTCTCTGCAGTACCTCAAAGCTCTGGTGGACAGACTGGGAGTGGACAAGCCTGGGGGAGACAAATTGGTCATGGACCAGTCTGTGGTCGGCGGCTTGCTGGGCGGAGCCTCTGGAAGAGTCTTGGAGGCGGTCCACACTCTGGTTCAACTAGAGCCACAGCTCCACAACAG TAAGACTGTCTCTGCCTGTCTTACTCGTCTCTACCGGTCCCTGGCTCAGCTGATGCGCTGGGCAGATCGGGTAGTGATGCTGCAGGGCATCTCCCATGACAACGAAGATTCCTCCGAAAGTGCTACCACAGTGATCAGAGCTGTGCTGGACAGTGTCAAG GTGTTGGTTCGACTTGTTGCAGAGAGGCAAGAAGGCTCCGCCCCCTTGTCCCCTGTCCAATCACAATCAGAAGGATTTGGTGACAAGGACACATCAGACAGCACATCAACCTGTTTGATTCCTGCACAGGATAATGAAGAAGTGAAGACTGATTTAAAAAGACTAGAGCCCCCGATACCAGCGCCTCCCAAACCCCCGATGCTCCCCCTCCAGGTGACACCCCCTCAAGGAATGAG tCCTCCAGCTCTCCCTCCTAAAAAACGCCAAACATCATCCATTCCCAGCCCTGCTCCCTGCAGGGTTGCCATAGTAGCACCCATGATACGAGAGCCTGAAGTATACACAGAAGTTAAACAG GAGTTGGATGATGACTGTTTGAAGCGACTCTCTTCTTGTTCTGCTGACTCTGCTGCCCACAGCATAAACTGtg AGGATGATCCAGACTATGACTTCCTCAACACAGACCTGTCCTCCTCCGAGACACTCCCCCCTTTCCCTGCATCCTCCTCTCTGGCCCCCGCTCTCCCAGAGAAGAGACGACGCAGCTTTGCAG GAATAATCAACTCCCAGACCCCACCCTCCTTTGGATTTGACTCCACCCCAGAGGACCTGAGCTCTGCAGTCAGTAAAAATGTCACCGGTCCTGATGAACCCGTTTCCTCCCCTCTTTCCCCCAGCAAGACCCCTCCCCCCCTTCCCGAGAAGAAACGGCACA TCCATCAGTATCTGCAGATCTGTTCGTTGTACAGTGATCAGTCTCCAGTCCTATTCTATCAGAAGCCTCCGGCTTTAAGTCAGaaatacaacaacaaacaacGAGACCTAGACGCCACCAATCAGACACATAAGACTCACCTGGAAACAAACTTTGCCCCCTCACCTGAGCACCTTCCTGCTCCTGCTCTACCACCAAAGAAGAAACAGCAG gATTCAACCAACTCAGAGAGTGAAGACTGTCAGAGTGGAGACAG tTCACAGAGTGACCAGCAGGAGGCGGAGCTCAGCCAGAGTAGCAGTGAGGAGGAACTGGTGGAGGAGTTGTTACTGACCAACCAGCAAGAAGTCCTTGACAGAATCACCATGAAGTCAGAG GACGAGGAGGGGCCAGATGTTAAAGCAGCCTCTCCTGAGATCCTATTGGTCCATGCCACAGAATGCAACGGCACTG agcaGGACCTGTATCGTGAGGCCTTCCTCTGCACCTACAGGAGCTTCATCAACCCCTTTGACATCATCAGCAAACTGCAACACAG ATACAGACACCTGTGTGAACAACAGGAATCTGCAGACGTAACAGCTGCCAAAAACACCTTTCAGCTGCTGGTCAGAGTGGTGGAAGACCTGAG tgCTGTAGAGCTGGAATCTgatttgctgctgctgctgatggatCTGGTGTCCAGCCTTCTGATTGTTGGAAAGCTGGGACCAGCCCACCTGCTACACTCCAACATTCTGTCTAAGATGGAAAAGAGGTGGCAACTGATTGGCTCTCATCAGTTGGTCCGTCCGCTCGCTGCGAAGGGCGTTGCTGCCAG ACCAGGAACTCTGCTGGACTTTGGGAGTCAGGATTTAGCCGAACAGCTGACTCTGCTGGACTCTGACCTCTTCTACAAGATTGAG CTTCCAGAGGTGTTGCTGTGGTCCAAAGAGCAGAATGAGGAGAAGAGTCCAAACTTGACAGCATTTACTCAACATTTCAACAACGTCTCCTTCTG GGTTCGGTCAGTCATCATCCTCCAGGACAAACCTCACGACAGAGAGAAGCTCCTGCTGAAGTTCCTAAAGATCATGAAG CATCTGCGGAAGCTGAATAACTTCAACTCATATCTATCCATTCTGTCAGCACTGGACTCTGCCCCTCTGCGTCGCCTTGAATGGCAAAAAAACACCTCTgag ACTCTGGAGGAGTTCAGCTCCTTGATAGACAGCTCATCTTCTTTCAGAGCCTACAGAGCAGCTCTGGCTGAGGTGGAGCCTCCCTGCATACCTTACCT GGGCTTGATTCTTCAGGACTTGACATTTGTCCACCTGGGGAACCCTGACTGCCTGATGAATTCACAGGATTCAAAAGTTAACTTTTCCAAACGCTGGCAGCAGTTCAACATCCTGGACACTCTGAGGAGCTACCAACAAGT GCGTTACTCTCTGCAGCCTGATGATGACATCATATCGTTCTTCAATGACTTCAGCGATCACCTGGCAGAGGAGGCTTTGTGGGAACTCTCCCTTAGGATCCGCCCAAGGAATACCCCTCGAGTCAGTCAAAGATGA
- the LOC121649418 gene encoding rap guanine nucleotide exchange factor 1-like isoform X2, whose translation MSSRPESKTASQLAHSLTMKLKGKLNTQLIKRSERVKHTPSQRVKPSDLNLNQNQNQSVGVLEDQQRAVISSLQYLKALVDRLGVDKPGGDKLVMDQSVVGGLLGGASGRVLEAVHTLVQLEPQLHNSKTVSACLTRLYRSLAQLMRWADRVVMLQGISHDNEDSSESATTVIRAVLDSVKVLVRLVAERQEGSAPLSPVQSQSEGFGDKDTSDSTSTCLIPAQDNEEVKTDLKRLEPPIPAPPKPPMLPLQVTPPQGMSPPALPPKKRQTSSIPSPAPCRVAIVAPMIREPEVYTEVKQELDDDCLKRLSSCSADSAAHSINCEDDPDYDFLNTDLSSSETLPPFPASSSLAPALPEKRRRSFAGIINSQTPPSFGFDSTPEDLSSAVSKNVTGPDEPVSSPLSPSKTPPPLPEKKRHIHQYLQICSLYSDQSPVLFYQKPPALSQKYNNKQRDLDATNQTHKTHLETNFAPSPEHLPAPALPPKKKQQDSTNSESEDCQSGDSSQSDQQEAELSQSSSEEELVEELLLTNQQEVLDRITMKSEDEEGPDVKAASPEILLVHATECNGTEQDLYREAFLCTYRSFINPFDIISKLQHRYRHLCEQQESADVTAAKNTFQLLVRVVEDLSAVELESDLLLLLMDLVSSLLIVGKLGPAHLLHSNILSKMEKRWQLIGSHQLVRPLAAKGVAARPGTLLDFGSQDLAEQLTLLDSDLFYKIELPEVLLWSKEQNEEKSPNLTAFTQHFNNVSFWVRSVIILQDKPHDREKLLLKFLKIMKHLRKLNNFNSYLSILSALDSAPLRRLEWQKNTSETLEEFSSLIDSSSSFRAYRAALAEVEPPCIPYLGLILQDLTFVHLGNPDCLMNSQDSKVNFSKRWQQFNILDTLRSYQQVRYSLQPDDDIISFFNDFSDHLAEEALWELSLRIRPRNTPRVSQR comes from the exons tCTGTGGGTGTGTTAGAAGACCAACAGCGGGCCGTCATCAGCTCTCTGCAGTACCTCAAAGCTCTGGTGGACAGACTGGGAGTGGACAAGCCTGGGGGAGACAAATTGGTCATGGACCAGTCTGTGGTCGGCGGCTTGCTGGGCGGAGCCTCTGGAAGAGTCTTGGAGGCGGTCCACACTCTGGTTCAACTAGAGCCACAGCTCCACAACAG TAAGACTGTCTCTGCCTGTCTTACTCGTCTCTACCGGTCCCTGGCTCAGCTGATGCGCTGGGCAGATCGGGTAGTGATGCTGCAGGGCATCTCCCATGACAACGAAGATTCCTCCGAAAGTGCTACCACAGTGATCAGAGCTGTGCTGGACAGTGTCAAG GTGTTGGTTCGACTTGTTGCAGAGAGGCAAGAAGGCTCCGCCCCCTTGTCCCCTGTCCAATCACAATCAGAAGGATTTGGTGACAAGGACACATCAGACAGCACATCAACCTGTTTGATTCCTGCACAGGATAATGAAGAAGTGAAGACTGATTTAAAAAGACTAGAGCCCCCGATACCAGCGCCTCCCAAACCCCCGATGCTCCCCCTCCAGGTGACACCCCCTCAAGGAATGAG tCCTCCAGCTCTCCCTCCTAAAAAACGCCAAACATCATCCATTCCCAGCCCTGCTCCCTGCAGGGTTGCCATAGTAGCACCCATGATACGAGAGCCTGAAGTATACACAGAAGTTAAACAG GAGTTGGATGATGACTGTTTGAAGCGACTCTCTTCTTGTTCTGCTGACTCTGCTGCCCACAGCATAAACTGtg AGGATGATCCAGACTATGACTTCCTCAACACAGACCTGTCCTCCTCCGAGACACTCCCCCCTTTCCCTGCATCCTCCTCTCTGGCCCCCGCTCTCCCAGAGAAGAGACGACGCAGCTTTGCAG GAATAATCAACTCCCAGACCCCACCCTCCTTTGGATTTGACTCCACCCCAGAGGACCTGAGCTCTGCAGTCAGTAAAAATGTCACCGGTCCTGATGAACCCGTTTCCTCCCCTCTTTCCCCCAGCAAGACCCCTCCCCCCCTTCCCGAGAAGAAACGGCACA TCCATCAGTATCTGCAGATCTGTTCGTTGTACAGTGATCAGTCTCCAGTCCTATTCTATCAGAAGCCTCCGGCTTTAAGTCAGaaatacaacaacaaacaacGAGACCTAGACGCCACCAATCAGACACATAAGACTCACCTGGAAACAAACTTTGCCCCCTCACCTGAGCACCTTCCTGCTCCTGCTCTACCACCAAAGAAGAAACAGCAG gATTCAACCAACTCAGAGAGTGAAGACTGTCAGAGTGGAGACAG tTCACAGAGTGACCAGCAGGAGGCGGAGCTCAGCCAGAGTAGCAGTGAGGAGGAACTGGTGGAGGAGTTGTTACTGACCAACCAGCAAGAAGTCCTTGACAGAATCACCATGAAGTCAGAG GACGAGGAGGGGCCAGATGTTAAAGCAGCCTCTCCTGAGATCCTATTGGTCCATGCCACAGAATGCAACGGCACTG agcaGGACCTGTATCGTGAGGCCTTCCTCTGCACCTACAGGAGCTTCATCAACCCCTTTGACATCATCAGCAAACTGCAACACAG ATACAGACACCTGTGTGAACAACAGGAATCTGCAGACGTAACAGCTGCCAAAAACACCTTTCAGCTGCTGGTCAGAGTGGTGGAAGACCTGAG tgCTGTAGAGCTGGAATCTgatttgctgctgctgctgatggatCTGGTGTCCAGCCTTCTGATTGTTGGAAAGCTGGGACCAGCCCACCTGCTACACTCCAACATTCTGTCTAAGATGGAAAAGAGGTGGCAACTGATTGGCTCTCATCAGTTGGTCCGTCCGCTCGCTGCGAAGGGCGTTGCTGCCAG ACCAGGAACTCTGCTGGACTTTGGGAGTCAGGATTTAGCCGAACAGCTGACTCTGCTGGACTCTGACCTCTTCTACAAGATTGAG CTTCCAGAGGTGTTGCTGTGGTCCAAAGAGCAGAATGAGGAGAAGAGTCCAAACTTGACAGCATTTACTCAACATTTCAACAACGTCTCCTTCTG GGTTCGGTCAGTCATCATCCTCCAGGACAAACCTCACGACAGAGAGAAGCTCCTGCTGAAGTTCCTAAAGATCATGAAG CATCTGCGGAAGCTGAATAACTTCAACTCATATCTATCCATTCTGTCAGCACTGGACTCTGCCCCTCTGCGTCGCCTTGAATGGCAAAAAAACACCTCTgag ACTCTGGAGGAGTTCAGCTCCTTGATAGACAGCTCATCTTCTTTCAGAGCCTACAGAGCAGCTCTGGCTGAGGTGGAGCCTCCCTGCATACCTTACCT GGGCTTGATTCTTCAGGACTTGACATTTGTCCACCTGGGGAACCCTGACTGCCTGATGAATTCACAGGATTCAAAAGTTAACTTTTCCAAACGCTGGCAGCAGTTCAACATCCTGGACACTCTGAGGAGCTACCAACAAGT GCGTTACTCTCTGCAGCCTGATGATGACATCATATCGTTCTTCAATGACTTCAGCGATCACCTGGCAGAGGAGGCTTTGTGGGAACTCTCCCTTAGGATCCGCCCAAGGAATACCCCTCGAGTCAGTCAAAGATGA